One window of the Mycoplasmopsis anatis genome contains the following:
- the cmk gene encoding (d)CMP kinase: MKKVNVAIDGPSGAGKSSVSKQISTLLSYTPINSGSLYRAIALNALREGVDLVDKASVLKTLKNGMIELKEDESVYLNGENVSTQIRAEHISKAAAVVAKYQEVRNFVVDYVQEITKTNKGFIVDGRDTTFKLMPHAEVKIFLWAEPEERAKRRCAQNLLLGYSSNYEEVLYDVKMRDAQDMNREVDPLHKTEDAILVDCTNMSFDEVVEHIINIIKNKAEEIDA; this comes from the coding sequence ATGAAAAAAGTTAATGTTGCCATTGATGGACCTAGTGGAGCTGGTAAAAGTAGTGTAAGTAAACAAATATCAACATTATTATCTTACACTCCTATAAATAGTGGAAGTTTATATCGTGCAATTGCCTTAAATGCTTTAAGAGAGGGTGTTGATTTAGTAGATAAAGCATCAGTATTAAAAACCTTAAAAAATGGAATGATTGAACTTAAAGAAGATGAAAGTGTTTATTTAAATGGAGAAAATGTTTCAACACAAATTAGAGCCGAACATATCTCTAAAGCTGCTGCAGTAGTTGCTAAATATCAGGAAGTTAGAAATTTTGTTGTTGATTATGTGCAAGAAATAACTAAAACAAATAAAGGTTTTATTGTTGATGGACGTGATACAACATTTAAGTTAATGCCACATGCTGAAGTTAAAATTTTCTTATGAGCCGAACCTGAAGAAAGAGCTAAGCGTAGATGTGCACAAAATTTATTACTTGGTTATAGTAGCAATTATGAAGAAGTGCTTTATGATGTTAAGATGCGTGATGCTCAAGATATGAATCGTGAAGTAGATCCTCTTCATAAAACAGAAGACGCAATTTTAGTCGATTGTACCAATATGAGTTTTGATGAAGTGGTTGAACATATAATAAATATAATTAAAAATAAAGCTGAGGAAATAGATGCGTAA